From the Jilunia laotingensis genome, the window AAGCTTCATTGGAAGTTATGGTAAAAGAGCAACTGTGCCAACCGGTAGAAACTTCAGACGGATTCAGTCAAACAAAAATAGGGACCAATGATATCTTGGCTTTCAATGAAAGCGTGGCTATGTTAGTACATGTCAATAGTAATTCGCAAATGGATAATGCAGTAAAAGTTATCGGATCTTTGTTAAAACAAACCGGTGAGAACAGTATCATCGGTAATACAGGCTTCCAGAAGATGCAGAAACAAAAAGGCGACATCAACGTTTTAGCTTCTTTTGCCGCTCTTCCGGAAATGTATGCCCGCCAATTGAATACTGCCATGAGCATGTCCGGTATCAACATAGATCCAAAAGACCTGATGATACTAGGTAGCCTAAGCTTTGAGAAAGGCAAAATTGCAATGCAAAGCGAATACTACACAGACAACAAAGAGGTAATGGCAATGCTGGAAAAGCAACAACAAGCTACAAAAAAATTAAATAGTACATTCTTGAAATACTTCCCAGCGTCAACCATCGCATTTATGAATGTAGGTGCTAACGGTGAAGAGACTTACAATCTATTACAGGATAATCCGGATTTCCGTAACACATTCTCACTGGCCAAAGCTGACGAAATAAAAGAGTTATTCGCATCATTCAATGGAGATATATCTGCTGGATTGATCAACTTCACGATGAATAATGCTCCTACTTTTGCTGTCTATGCCGATGTAAAAAACGGAAATGCTTTAAAAGCACTTTATGACAACAAAAAAGCATTGAATCTGAACAGAGGTGAGGATATTGTGAAACTGGGTGAAGACGAATACGTTTTCAAATCCAGACAAATGAACTTGTTCTTTGGCATCAAAGACAAACAAATGTATGCAACAAATGACGAACTCCTTTATAAGAGTATCGGCAAACCTGTAGAAAAATCAATTAAAGACACAGAGTATGCCTCGGATATGAAAGGAAAAAATTTCTTTATGGTCATCAATATGAATGCAATCCTTGAACTCCCTGTCGTAAAGATGATGGTGGGATTCGGTGGAGAAGAATACCAAATGTACTATAATCTGGCATCACAAATAAGTTATTTCGAAGCAAGCAGCGATGGTAACAATATTGCTAACATCGACCTAATTCTGAAAAACAAGGATGTCAACGCCTTAAAACTGATTGTAGACTTTGCAAAGAAGTTCACCGGTATGTAAAATAATTGAGACTAATATATGGAAAGTATCCACCTTCAGCAAACACTTCCCCAAGTGTTTGCTGACCGTAATTCAATCACTTCGGACATCTGGCATCAAGATATCACTTTTAGTAAAGGAGAGATGTATCTCATTGAGGCAGCCTCCGGAACAGGAAAATCTTCTCTATGTAGTTACATCTATGGCTACCGGAACGATTATCAGGGGATCATCAATTTCGATGAAACCAATATCAAAGCTTACACCGTGAAGCAGTGGGTTGAAATCAGAAAAAAATCATTGAGCATGCTTTTTCAGGACTTACGAATCTTCACCGAACTTACCGGACTTGAAAATATCCAATTGAAAAATAACCTGACCGGCTATAAAAAGAAGAAAGACATACTAGCCCTCTTCGATGCCATGGGTATAGAAGATAAACTAAACACGAAAGCAGGTAAATTATCTTATGGCCAACAACAACGAATTGCATTTATCCGCGCTCTTTGCCAGCCTTTTGATTTCATTTTCCTGGATGAACCGATCAGTCACCTTGATGATAGCAACGGACAAATAATGAGTGCCTTACTCAAAGAAGAGGTAAAAAAGCAAGGAGCAGGGGTTATCGTTACATCAATCGGTAAACACATAGAGTTGCCCTATAATAAAGTGTTGAAGCTATAAATATTATCTACATGAAACTTATCTGGAAGTTACTTCGTCAACATATCAGTATCGGTCAGTTAGCCGGCTTTTTTCTTGCAAACCTTTTCGGCATGACGATCGTGCTGCTTGGTGTACAATTTTATAAAGATATCCTACCGGTATTTACTGAAGGCGACAGTTTTATGAAGCGAGACTACATTATTGTCACCAAGAAAGTCAGTACTTTAGGTTCTTTTACTGGTAAGAACAACACTTTCTCTGAACAGGAAATCAATGATTTGGAAAAACAATCCTTTACCAAGTCGATAGGTGCTTTTATTCCTTCCCAATTTAAAGTATCGGCTGGTCTCGGTATGCAAGAAGCAGGCATCCATCTCTCAACTGACATGTTTTTTGAATCCGTACCGAATGAATTTGTAGATGTAAAATTGGACAAATGGCATTTTAACAAAGATAGCCATACTATTCCAATCATTATTCCACGCAATTATCTGAATCTATATAATTTCGGGTTCGCCCAAAGCCGTAGTTTACCTAAATTATCCGAAGGTTTAATGAGCCTTGTTCAAATGGATATATTATTGCGCGGCAACGGGCGAGCCGAACAATTCAAAGGAAATA encodes:
- a CDS encoding ATP-binding cassette domain-containing protein, which encodes MESIHLQQTLPQVFADRNSITSDIWHQDITFSKGEMYLIEAASGTGKSSLCSYIYGYRNDYQGIINFDETNIKAYTVKQWVEIRKKSLSMLFQDLRIFTELTGLENIQLKNNLTGYKKKKDILALFDAMGIEDKLNTKAGKLSYGQQQRIAFIRALCQPFDFIFLDEPISHLDDSNGQIMSALLKEEVKKQGAGVIVTSIGKHIELPYNKVLKL
- a CDS encoding DUF4836 family protein, giving the protein MVKKMISRLSVLAVLIVFMASCSKQADYTNAIPADASAVASINLKSLIDKSGLKDKENEAAKQKIIEALKGGINAASFQQIEKVINNPKESGIDIEAPIYYFTSPSFPYTSLLGKVTDRDKLEASLEVMVKEQLCQPVETSDGFSQTKIGTNDILAFNESVAMLVHVNSNSQMDNAVKVIGSLLKQTGENSIIGNTGFQKMQKQKGDINVLASFAALPEMYARQLNTAMSMSGINIDPKDLMILGSLSFEKGKIAMQSEYYTDNKEVMAMLEKQQQATKKLNSTFLKYFPASTIAFMNVGANGEETYNLLQDNPDFRNTFSLAKADEIKELFASFNGDISAGLINFTMNNAPTFAVYADVKNGNALKALYDNKKALNLNRGEDIVKLGEDEYVFKSRQMNLFFGIKDKQMYATNDELLYKSIGKPVEKSIKDTEYASDMKGKNFFMVINMNAILELPVVKMMVGFGGEEYQMYYNLASQISYFEASSDGNNIANIDLILKNKDVNALKLIVDFAKKFTGM